The Halarchaeum grantii nucleotide sequence GAGCGTCGCCACGAGGTCGCGCTCGCCGCGCCCGAGACGCGCGTGGACGGTGCCGTCCGGTCGCACGACCGCCGAGCGGCCCGCGTAGCGCGCGTCGCCGCTCTCGCCCGTCCGACCGCAGCCGACGACCCACCGCACGCCGTCGAGGGCGCGTGCCCGCAGGAGGAGGTCCCAGTTCGCGGCGTGCGCGGCCGGCCACGCGCCCGGGACGAAGAGCGCGTCGACGGCGCGCTCGGTGAACGCCGCGCTCTCCGCGACGAAGTTCAGGTCGTAGCACGTGAGGAGGCCGGTCGCTCCGGCGGCCGTCTCGACGACGACGCGCTCGGTGCCCGGCGTGACGGCGGCCGCCTCCTCGCCCCACAGGTTGCGCTTGCGGTAGTACGTGCGCGCGCCGTCGGGCGCGACGTACGCGAGCGTGTTGTGGCGGGCGTCGCCGGCGTCCTCGAGGAAGCCGACGAGCGCGGCGACACCGTGGTTCGCGGCGGCGGCTTCCACGGCGGCGAGCTCGGGGCCGTCGCGGGAGACCGCGTACGCCTCGGGCGCGCCGGCGTCGAAGCCGGTGAGCCCGTACTCGGGGAAGACTGCGACGTCCACGCGGTCGGGGAGGCCGGCGAGGCGCTCGCGGACGACCGCGACGTTCGCGTCGGTGTCACCCTCGGCGACGGCGTGCTGGCAGGCGGCGACGGTGGCGTCGGTCATCGCCACGGAGTGGCCGTGCGAGCGACAAGAGTGGTGTGGTCTCACGCGACGCGGCGGGCACGACACGAGTAGCCTTATGCCGCGTCGCGGGCACCCACACCGTGAACAGAGGCACGCATGACAGGAGCAGAGAACCCGGACGCACCGCCGGAGGGGATCGCGGGCGAACCCGGGACCGAGTCGGTCGAACAGTCGAGCGACGTCGAGTACGGCGTCGACGAGCGCCCGCCGACGGGCGAATCGGCGTTACTGGGCCTCCAGCACTACCTCACGATGGTCGGCGCGAACATCGCGGTGCCGCTCGCGCTCGCCGCCGCGATGGGGATGCCGGACCGGTACGTCCCGCTCTACGTCGGGACGTTCTTCGTCGTCTCCGGGGTGGGGACGCTCCTCCAGACGACGGTCGGGAACCGCTATCCCATCGTGCAGGGCGCGACGTTCTCGATGCTCGCGCCCGCCATCGCCATCATCGGCTTCGTCGGCACCGGGAACTGGGAGCAGGCCATCCTCGCGCTGCAGGGCGCGATCATCGTCGGCGGTATCGTCGAGGTCGTTCTGGGGTATCTCGGCGTCATGGGATGGCTCAAGCAGTACCTCTCGCCGGTCGTCATCGCGCCCACGATCGCGCTGATCGGCCTCTCGCTCTTCAGCGCCCCGCAGGTCACGATGGCGGGGCAGGCGTGGTGGCTCGTCGGCCTCACCGTCCTCCTCATCGTCGCGTTCAGCCAGTATCTCGACACCGCCCACCGGGTCTTCCGGCTCTACCCGGTCCTGCTGGGCATCGTCGCCGCGTGGGCGCTCGCCACCGCACTCTCCGTCGTCGGCGTGATTCCGAGCGGGTCGCCGGCGTTCGTCGACCTCGCGCCCGTCGCGAACGCCGACCTCGTGCAGGTGCCGATGCCGCTCCAGTGGGGGATGCCGACGTTCCAGACGTCCTTCGTCATCGGGATGTTCGCGGGCGTCCTCGCCTCCATGATCGAGTCCTTCGGCGACTATCACGCCGTCGCGCGCCTCGCCGGCGAGCGCGCGCCCTCCGCGCGCCGCATCGACCACGGCATCGGCATGGAGGGGCTCGCGACCGTCTTCGCGGGCGTCATGGGCACCGGGAACGGCTCGACGTCCTACTCGGAGAACATCGGCGCCATCGGCCTCACGGGCGTCGCGAGCCGGTACGTCATCCAGATCGGCGCCGTCCTCATGCTCGTCGTCGGCTTCGTCGGGTACTTCGGCGCGCTCATCACCACGATTCCCGACCCCATCGTCGGCGGCCTCTACATCGCGATGTTCGGGCAGATCGCGGCCGTCGGCCTCTCGAACCTGAAACACGTCGACCTCGATAGCTCGCGGAACGTCTTCATCATCGGCCTCGCGCTCTTCTGCGGCCTCGCGTTCCCCGCCTACATGGGGAACGTCGGGAGCGCGAGCGCCTTCCAGGCGGGGATGGCGAGCACGCCGCTCGTCGGGTGGCTCCTCGGCCTGAAGGTCGTCTCCGACACCGTCTACGTCGTCGGCGGCACCGGCATGGCGGTCGGCGGCATCGTCGCGTTCGTTCTCGACAACACCGTCGAGGGCACGCGCGAGGAGCGCGGCCTCGACGAGTGGGACCAGCTCACCGAGTCGGACGAGGCCTTCGAGTCCGCCTACGAGCGCTACGTGAAGGGCGACTGACGCGCCGGCGCTCGCTCTGAGCGTGGGTCTAGGGACCCACGTGGACGAACAGCAGCGGGACCATCACCGCCGCACCCCCCAGCAGGCCGAGCACGAAGGCCGGAATCCCCCGGTTCGGGAGGTCGCGGCCCGTCTCGAGGGCGTCCGGGACGAACTCCGTGAGCACGAGGTAGGCCATCGCGCCGCCCGCGAACCCGAAGCCGAACGGGAGGACGTCGCGCGCGACGCGGACGAACGCGAACGCGACGACGGCGCCGAGCGGCTGTGGGAGACTCGAGAAGACGGCGGCGCCGACCATCCGCCACTCGCCGACGTCCATCGCCTTCAGCGGGATGCTCACCGCGAGACCCTCGGGGACGTTGTGGACGCTGATCGCGACCGTCATCAGCACCGCGAGCGGCGGCACCGTCAGGCCGAGTATCGGGACGCCGGAGCCGAGGCCGAGTTCCGCGAAGGAGACGCCGACCGCGACGCCCTCGGGGAAGGAGTGGACGGTGAGCACGCCGAGGACGAGCACGAGCGTCCGCAGGTCGCCGGCGGCGATCGCGGACGGGTCGATCTCCGGGCTGACCGCGCTCCCGTCGACGTCCGCGTCGGCACCACCGACGTCGAGGCGCTCGAGCAGGCGGTCCGAGACCTCGACGAGGGCGATGCCGACGACGACGCCGGCCGCGAGGAGCACCGGGAGACCCGAGGAGTAGGCGAGGCCCTCGCGGGCGAGCCCGAAGAACGACGCCGCGAGCATGATGCCGGAGGCGACCCCCCAGAGCGCGACCGTCGCGCGGTCCGAAACGTCGTCGACGTAGAAGAACGGGAGGGCGCCGAGGCCCGTCGCGAGGTCCGTGACGAGTCCCGCGAGGAAGACGAACGCGAGCGCCTCGAAGGCGACCATCACGCGACGATAGCGGCCTCCGCGACTTAGGGCTGACTGCCGCCTCTCGCAGCGCGGGAACCCGCCCCGGGGCTTAAGCGCACGCCGGGCGTCGGAGCACGCGTGCAGGCAGACACGAACGCGGACACCGGCGCCGAAGCGGACGCGGACGCGGACGGCCTGTTCGTCCCGGAGCGCGTCGCGGTGGTGGGCGCGACCGACCGCGAGGGGTCCGTCGGGCGCGCCATCCTCACGAACCTCGCGGAGTTCGACGGCGACGTCGTCGCCGTGAACCCCGGCCGCGAGCGCGTCCTCGACTACCCCTGCTACGACGGCCTCGGGGACGTCCCCGGGCCCGTCGACCTCGCGGTCGTCGTCGTCCCCCCGAGCGCGGTCGCGGACGTCGTGCGCGACGCGGGCGAGGCCGGCGTCCCGAACGTCGTCGTCGTCACCGCCGGCTTCGGCGAGGCCGGGAGCGAGGGCGCGAACCGCGAGCGCGATCTCGTGGCGCTCGCCGAGGAGTACGACATCACGCTCGTCGGCCCGAACTGCCTCGGCGTCATGAGCACGCGCTCCGGGCTGAACGCGTCGTTCGGCCCGCAGATGGCGCTCCCCGGCTCCGTCGCGTTCATGAGCCAGTCCGGGGCGTTCATCACCGCCGTCCTCGACTGGGCGCGCGATCAGGGCTTCGGCTTCTCGGACGTCGTCAGCCTCGGGAACAAGGCCGTCGAGGACGAGACGGACTTCATGCGCCGGTGGGCGCGGAGCGAGGAGACGAACGTCGTCCTCGCCTACCTCGAATCCATCGTGGACGGCCGCGCGTTCATCGACACCGCGCGCGAGGTCACGACGGACACGCCCGTCGTCGCCGTGAAGTCCGGGCGGACGAGCGCGGGCGCGCAGGCCGCCTCCAGTCACACGGGCGCGCTCGCCGGGAGCGAGGCCGCCTACGAGGCCGGCCTCGAACAGGCGGGCGTCCTCCGCGCGGAGAACGTCGAGGAGTTCTTCGACTTCGCGCGCGCCCTCGACGGCCTCCCGCTCCCCGAAACGGACGCCGTCGCCGTCGTGACGAACGCGGGCGGCCCCGGCGTGATGGCGACCGACGCCGTCGGGGACTCGGGCCTCGAGATGGCGTCGCTCGCTGACGCGACCCGGAGCGCGCTCGCCGACGCGCTCCCCGCGAACGCGAACGTCCACAACCCCGTGGACGTCATCGGCGACGCGGACGTCGCCCGCTTTTGCGACGCCCTCGACACGACGCTCGCCGACCCCGGCGTCGGCGCGGTCGTCGTCGTCGCCGCCCCGACGGCCGTCCTCGACTACGACGGCCTCGCCGAGGCGGTCGTCGACGTCCAGCGCGAGCACGGGAAGCCCGTCGTCGCCTCCCTCATGGGCGGCGAGCGCGTCGACGCCCCCGCCGACGTCCTCGCGGACGCCGGCGTCCCGAACTACTTCGACCCCGCGCGCGCCGTCGACAGCCTCGACGCCCTCGCGTCCTACGCCGCGATCAGCGAGCGCGACTACGCGGCGCCCCGCGGGTTCGCGGACGTGGACCGCGAGCGCGCCCGCGCCGTCCTCGAACGCGTCACCGAGCGCGAGTCGAACCAACTCGGCGTCGAAGCGATGGACCTCCTCGACGCCTACGGCATCCCGACGCCCGCCGGCGGGGTCGCCGACTCGCCCGACGAAGCCGACTCGCTCGCCGCCGACCTCGGCGGCGACGTCGTGATGAAGGTCGTCAGCCCCGACATCACGCACAAGTCGGACATCGGCGGCGTCGAAGTCGGCGTTCCGCGCGAGGAGGTCCGGGACACCTACGAGACGCTCGTGACGCGCGCGCGGAACTACCAGCCGGACGCCCGCGTCCTCGGCGTCCAAGTGCAGGAGCGCGTCGACACCGACGCGGGCGTCGAGACCATCCTCGGGATGACACGCGACCCCCAGTTCGGCCCGCTGCTCATGTTCGGCCTCGGGGGCATCTTCGTCGAAGTGCTCGAGGACACGACGTTCCGCGTCGCGCCCGTCAGCACCGATGAGGCCGCCGCGATGCTCGACGACGTCGACGCCGCACCGCTCCTCCGCGGCGCGCGCGGCCGCGCCCCCGTGGACCGCGAGGCGCTGCGGGAGTGCGTCGAACGACTCGGCCGCCTCGTCGACGACTTCCCCGCGATACTCGAGCTGGACGTCAACCCACTGCTCGCGCGCCCCGCGTCCGACGACGGCGACGCCGGCGCCCTCGCGCTCGACCTCCGACTCACCGTCGACCCAGAGAAGCTATGACCACGAACACGACGCTCGTCGCCTCGACCGAAGCCAGCACCGGGAAGACCGCCGTGTCGCTCGCGCTCGCCGCGAGCGCGCGCGACGACGGCCGCACCGTGGGGTACATGAAGCCGAAGGGCACGCGGTTGCGCTCGGCCGTCGGGAAGACGCTCGACGAGGACCCGATGCTCGCCCACGACCTCCTCGACCTCGACGCGACCGTCGCGGACATGGAGCCGATCGTCTACTCGCCGACGTTCGTCGCGAACGCCGTCCGGGGCGGCGAGGACGAGGCGGCGCTCCACGAGCGCGTCCGCGACGCCTACGAGACGCTCGCCGACGGCTGTGAGACGTTCCTCGTCGAGGGCGCGGACGGCGTCTCGACCGGCCGCGTCGTCGGCCTCGACGAACCCGCCGTCGCCGAACTGCTCGACGCCGAGGTCGTCCTGCTCGCGCGCTACCGCGAGCCCGGCGACGTCGACGACGTGCTCGCCGCCGCGGACGCGTTCGGCGACCGACTGCGCGGCGTGCTCTTCAACGCCGTCGCCGACGCCGACCACGACACCGTCGCCGAGGACGTCGCGGCCTGCCTCGAACGCGAGGGCGTCCCCGTCCTCGGCGTCCTCCCGCGCGTCCACGACCTCGCGGGGGTCAGCGTCGCCGACCTCGCGGACGAACTTGGCGGCCGCGTCGTCACCGACGCCGGCGGCGACATCTTCGTCGAGCGCTTCCTCGTCGGCGCGATGAGCGGCGAGAGCGCGCTCGGGCACTTCCGGCGGACGAAGGACGCCGCGGTCGTCACCGGCGGCGACCGCGCGGACGTCCAGGCCGCCGCGCTCGAAGCCCCCGGCGTGAACGCGCTCGTGCTCACCGGCGGCTACGAGCCCTCGGGCGCCGTCGCCGGCCGCGCCGAGCGCGCGGGCGTCCCCATCGTCGTCGTCGACGGCGACACGCGCGCGACGGTCGAGCGCGTCGAATCCGTCGTGAGCGGCGGGCGGACTCGGAACGCGCGAACCGTCGAGCGGATGCGCGAGCTGCTCGCCGACCACGCGGACGTCGCGCACCTGCTCGGCGACGACTGACGCCGCGTCCCCGAGACCGCGCGGGCCGCGCGCGCACCGCGACGCCGGTGAGCGAGCCGGCGAACCGTCGCGGAACCGAAGGCGACAACGGCTTTACTCGCCCGCCGTGAACCCTGCGACGTGTTCCCCCACATCGAGTACCTCGAGTGGATGCAGGGCCGGCCCGACGTCGCGATGTACGACCTCGGCTCCACCGATCTGCGCGGTGTCGCCGAGGAGCGCCCCTCGACGATACCGCCCGCGCTGGAGGGACGCGACGACCCGCCGGTCGGCGCGACGCTCGAGATGCAGATCGCGAGCGAGTACGGCGTCGACCCGGAGCAGGTCCTCGTCACTGCGGGTGCGAGTCACGCGAACTTCCTCGCGACCGCGACCGCGCTCGATGCCGACCCCGAGAGCGAGCGCGACGACGACGAGCACCTGCGCGCGCTCGTCGAGAAGCCCGGCTACGAGCCCCATCGCCGCACGCCCGCCGCCTTCGACGCCGCCGTCGACCGCTTCATCCGCGAGGACGACTACCGCCTCGAACCCGAGCGCGTCGAGAAAGCGCTCACCGCGGAGACGGCGCTCGTCACCGTGACGAACCGCCACAACCCCACCGGTCGCCTCGCCGAGCGCGAGACGCTCGAAGCGGTCGCCGAGCACGCCCGCGAGTACGGCGCGCGCCTCCTCGTCGACGAAGTGTACGCGCCGTTCGTCACGGGCGAACAGGCCACCGAGGGCGCGTTCGGCGGCCCGACCGCCGCCGGTATCGAGGGCGTCGCCGTCACCGGGTCGCTCACGAAGTTCCTCGGCCTCGGCGACCTCCGCGTCGGCTGGCTCGTCGCCGACGCCGACTTCGTCGACCGCGCGCGCGAAGTCTCCCACCACGTCCCCGCCGTCTCCGACGTCTCGCGCGCCTACGGGATGCGCGCCTTCCACCACCTCGACGACATCGTCGCCGACCAGCGCGCGATGCTCGAGGAGAACACCGCCCTCCTCGCCGAGTTCGTCGAGGAGCGCGACGACCTCACCGGATTCGTCGCCCCGGGCAGCACGTACGCCTTCCTCCGCCCGACCGAACGCGACGCCGAGCAGCTCCAAGAGGACGCGTGGGAGAACGGTCTCCTCCTCGCCCCCGGCCGGTTCTTCGACGACGAGTCTGCGATACGGGTCAGCCTCGGGCGCGCGCCGCCGGACATGGCGGTAGCGCTGCGCGCGCTCGGCGAGCTGCTCGACGCGCCCGATAGCTCCAACACTTAAGAGGCGGCACGCCGTTCGCCACGGACATGGACGAGACCCCGCAGGAGATCACGTCGCTCGTCGGCCGGGAAGTCTACTCGAACAACGGCGTCTTCGTCGGCGAAGTCGAGGACATCCGCCTCGACCTCGACACCGAAGTCGTCAACGGCCTCGCGGTCGGCGAACTCAACCCCGACCTCTTCGAGAACTACGACACCGGGCGACGCGGCGTCATCGTCCCCTACCGCTGGGTCCGCGCCGTCGGCGACGTCATCCTCATCAACGACGTCGTCGAGCGCCTCAAGACGACCGACGACGAGGAGAGCGCGGTCGTCTAGGAGCTCCCGTTCTGCGATGACGACGTCGCCTCCTGATCGACGCCCATCGCGTTGAACAGCTTCCGTTTCACCGCTTCCTCCGTCAGCTGCAGGAGCGTCTCGCGGTTCTCCTCGGAGGTCTCGATGCCCGTGAAGATGCCGAGCGGGATCTCCGCCGACCCCTGCGTCGAGTGCCCGCCCGCGTCGCCGATCTCGCTGAAGGCGTCCTGGAGGACCTTCCCGATGTTCATCCGGATGTCCTTCGAGCGCGCCGCGAGATAGATCGTGTCGTCCACGATGCCGAACACCGCCGTCGTCGTGATGCCCTCGAGGTTGAGGAGCTGCTGGGCGGCCTGCGCGAGCGCGTCCCGGTTCCGGATGAAGCCCGCGTCGCTGACGAGGTGGCTCCCCTGGACGTCGCGGTTCGTGATGGCCTCCGCGAGCACGTCGAGGGTCTCCGGGCTCATGTTCGGCGACTCCACCTGCTCGAGGACATCGTGGTCCGCGAACGGGTAGAGGTACGCGGCGGCCGTCAGGTCCGCCGGCGTCGTCTCCCGGCGGAAGTCGAGCGTCTCCGCGCGGATCCCGTAGAGGAGCGCGGTCGCGACCTCCTGGGAGACGGAGAGGTCGAACTCCTGGATGTACTTCGTGAGGATGGTGG carries:
- a CDS encoding PRC-barrel domain-containing protein, producing the protein MDETPQEITSLVGREVYSNNGVFVGEVEDIRLDLDTEVVNGLAVGELNPDLFENYDTGRRGVIVPYRWVRAVGDVILINDVVERLKTTDDEESAVV
- a CDS encoding phosphotransacetylase family protein, whose amino-acid sequence is MTTNTTLVASTEASTGKTAVSLALAASARDDGRTVGYMKPKGTRLRSAVGKTLDEDPMLAHDLLDLDATVADMEPIVYSPTFVANAVRGGEDEAALHERVRDAYETLADGCETFLVEGADGVSTGRVVGLDEPAVAELLDAEVVLLARYREPGDVDDVLAAADAFGDRLRGVLFNAVADADHDTVAEDVAACLEREGVPVLGVLPRVHDLAGVSVADLADELGGRVVTDAGGDIFVERFLVGAMSGESALGHFRRTKDAAVVTGGDRADVQAAALEAPGVNALVLTGGYEPSGAVAGRAERAGVPIVVVDGDTRATVERVESVVSGGRTRNARTVERMRELLADHADVAHLLGDD
- a CDS encoding ZIP family metal transporter, with the protein product MVAFEALAFVFLAGLVTDLATGLGALPFFYVDDVSDRATVALWGVASGIMLAASFFGLAREGLAYSSGLPVLLAAGVVVGIALVEVSDRLLERLDVGGADADVDGSAVSPEIDPSAIAAGDLRTLVLVLGVLTVHSFPEGVAVGVSFAELGLGSGVPILGLTVPPLAVLMTVAISVHNVPEGLAVSIPLKAMDVGEWRMVGAAVFSSLPQPLGAVVAFAFVRVARDVLPFGFGFAGGAMAYLVLTEFVPDALETGRDLPNRGIPAFVLGLLGGAAVMVPLLFVHVGP
- a CDS encoding acetate--CoA ligase family protein translates to MQADTNADTGAEADADADGLFVPERVAVVGATDREGSVGRAILTNLAEFDGDVVAVNPGRERVLDYPCYDGLGDVPGPVDLAVVVVPPSAVADVVRDAGEAGVPNVVVVTAGFGEAGSEGANRERDLVALAEEYDITLVGPNCLGVMSTRSGLNASFGPQMALPGSVAFMSQSGAFITAVLDWARDQGFGFSDVVSLGNKAVEDETDFMRRWARSEETNVVLAYLESIVDGRAFIDTAREVTTDTPVVAVKSGRTSAGAQAASSHTGALAGSEAAYEAGLEQAGVLRAENVEEFFDFARALDGLPLPETDAVAVVTNAGGPGVMATDAVGDSGLEMASLADATRSALADALPANANVHNPVDVIGDADVARFCDALDTTLADPGVGAVVVVAAPTAVLDYDGLAEAVVDVQREHGKPVVASLMGGERVDAPADVLADAGVPNYFDPARAVDSLDALASYAAISERDYAAPRGFADVDRERARAVLERVTERESNQLGVEAMDLLDAYGIPTPAGGVADSPDEADSLAADLGGDVVMKVVSPDITHKSDIGGVEVGVPREEVRDTYETLVTRARNYQPDARVLGVQVQERVDTDAGVETILGMTRDPQFGPLLMFGLGGIFVEVLEDTTFRVAPVSTDEAAAMLDDVDAAPLLRGARGRAPVDREALRECVERLGRLVDDFPAILELDVNPLLARPASDDGDAGALALDLRLTVDPEKL
- a CDS encoding uracil-xanthine permease family protein, which translates into the protein MTGAENPDAPPEGIAGEPGTESVEQSSDVEYGVDERPPTGESALLGLQHYLTMVGANIAVPLALAAAMGMPDRYVPLYVGTFFVVSGVGTLLQTTVGNRYPIVQGATFSMLAPAIAIIGFVGTGNWEQAILALQGAIIVGGIVEVVLGYLGVMGWLKQYLSPVVIAPTIALIGLSLFSAPQVTMAGQAWWLVGLTVLLIVAFSQYLDTAHRVFRLYPVLLGIVAAWALATALSVVGVIPSGSPAFVDLAPVANADLVQVPMPLQWGMPTFQTSFVIGMFAGVLASMIESFGDYHAVARLAGERAPSARRIDHGIGMEGLATVFAGVMGTGNGSTSYSENIGAIGLTGVASRYVIQIGAVLMLVVGFVGYFGALITTIPDPIVGGLYIAMFGQIAAVGLSNLKHVDLDSSRNVFIIGLALFCGLAFPAYMGNVGSASAFQAGMASTPLVGWLLGLKVVSDTVYVVGGTGMAVGGIVAFVLDNTVEGTREERGLDEWDQLTESDEAFESAYERYVKGD
- a CDS encoding carbon-nitrogen hydrolase family protein → MTDATVAACQHAVAEGDTDANVAVVRERLAGLPDRVDVAVFPEYGLTGFDAGAPEAYAVSRDGPELAAVEAAAANHGVAALVGFLEDAGDARHNTLAYVAPDGARTYYRKRNLWGEEAAAVTPGTERVVVETAAGATGLLTCYDLNFVAESAAFTERAVDALFVPGAWPAAHAANWDLLLRARALDGVRWVVGCGRTGESGDARYAGRSAVVRPDGTVHARLGRGERDLVATLDGDVLAEQRALVGVP
- a CDS encoding pyridoxal phosphate-dependent aminotransferase, translated to MFPHIEYLEWMQGRPDVAMYDLGSTDLRGVAEERPSTIPPALEGRDDPPVGATLEMQIASEYGVDPEQVLVTAGASHANFLATATALDADPESERDDDEHLRALVEKPGYEPHRRTPAAFDAAVDRFIREDDYRLEPERVEKALTAETALVTVTNRHNPTGRLAERETLEAVAEHAREYGARLLVDEVYAPFVTGEQATEGAFGGPTAAGIEGVAVTGSLTKFLGLGDLRVGWLVADADFVDRAREVSHHVPAVSDVSRAYGMRAFHHLDDIVADQRAMLEENTALLAEFVEERDDLTGFVAPGSTYAFLRPTERDAEQLQEDAWENGLLLAPGRFFDDESAIRVSLGRAPPDMAVALRALGELLDAPDSSNT